One Prodigiosinella aquatilis DNA window includes the following coding sequences:
- a CDS encoding YbjN domain-containing protein: MDSVIVPDLNLLRRWLDQLGIIYFECDSCQALHLPHMQNFDGIFDAKVDIADSVILFSALAEVKPTALIPLVGELSQINASSLTAKVFLDIQDDNMPRLIVCQTFSAGAGITLEQFRHFMQQAEQQTSMVILEAGANNLLFLSDDEDTPTVQINTTNLH, encoded by the coding sequence ATGGATTCGGTCATCGTCCCTGATTTGAATTTGCTGCGACGGTGGCTGGATCAACTGGGTATTATCTATTTCGAATGTGATTCCTGCCAGGCGTTGCATCTGCCTCATATGCAGAATTTTGATGGTATCTTTGACGCGAAAGTTGATATCGCCGACAGTGTCATCCTGTTTTCTGCGCTGGCAGAAGTGAAACCGACGGCACTGATTCCACTGGTCGGGGAGCTCAGTCAGATTAACGCCAGCTCATTGACTGCCAAAGTATTTCTTGATATTCAGGACGACAATATGCCCAGACTGATTGTCTGCCAGACGTTCAGCGCCGGAGCAGGTATCACGCTGGAGCAGTTCCGCCACTTTATGCAGCAGGCGGAACAGCAGACCTCAATGGTTATCCTGGAAGCCGGTGCTAATAATCTGCTGTTTTTGAGTGATGATGAAGATACCCCTACTGTCCAGATAAATACCACAAATCTGCATTGA